Proteins encoded within one genomic window of Ottowia sp. SB7-C50:
- a CDS encoding sodium:solute symporter family protein → MSQFWINFIFVIGSFIIYTWIAIWARARTTREFYIAGGEVNPVVNGMATAADWLSAASFISVAGLISVGYVNSSFIMGWTGGYVLLATLLAPYLRRFGAYTVPDFVGKRYASKGARVVAVLCLVIISLTYVIGQMTGAGVAFARFLEVSSSTGLLISAFVVFVYAVLGGMKGVTYTQVAQYIVLILAFTIPAAYLSVMMTGHVLPQSGLFGQHLASGEPLLQKLNQVVRDLGFQDYTADVSNKWNMFLFTLTLMVGTAGLPHVIIRFFTVPNIQDARWSAAWALVFIALFYTTVPALAAMSRLNLLETFYPEGTRAAPLKYDDRPEWVKNWEHTGLLKFEDKNKDGYVQFYNGAAKDFTEKAEWAKTWQGNELTVNNDILVLALPEVANMPGWLIGLMAAGGIAAALSTASGLLMAISSAVSHDLLKNTLMPHLTEKQELLNARIAMVGAIIIATWLGLNPPGFAAQTVALAFGMAAATIFPALVLGIFVDRINAKGAIAGMIAGGLFTVVYIFLYLGWFFIPGTNSFPNTPEHWVLGISPLSVGCIGAMINIITSLVVSNATERPSEEVRAMVRRVRYP, encoded by the coding sequence ATGAGTCAATTCTGGATCAACTTCATTTTCGTCATCGGCTCCTTCATCATCTACACCTGGATTGCGATCTGGGCCCGCGCACGAACCACGCGCGAGTTTTATATCGCCGGTGGTGAAGTCAACCCCGTGGTCAACGGCATGGCCACGGCAGCGGACTGGCTGTCGGCGGCGTCCTTCATCTCCGTCGCAGGCCTGATTTCGGTGGGTTACGTCAACTCATCGTTCATCATGGGGTGGACGGGTGGCTACGTGCTGCTGGCCACCCTGCTGGCGCCGTACCTGCGTCGGTTCGGTGCCTACACGGTGCCCGATTTCGTGGGCAAGCGATATGCCAGCAAGGGCGCGCGCGTGGTGGCGGTGCTCTGCCTGGTGATCATTTCGCTGACTTACGTGATTGGGCAGATGACGGGCGCGGGCGTCGCGTTCGCGCGCTTTCTGGAGGTGTCCAGCAGCACGGGTCTGCTGATCTCGGCCTTCGTGGTGTTCGTGTATGCGGTGCTGGGCGGCATGAAGGGCGTCACCTACACCCAGGTGGCGCAGTACATCGTGCTGATCCTCGCCTTCACCATTCCGGCGGCCTACCTGTCGGTGATGATGACGGGGCACGTCCTGCCGCAATCGGGCCTGTTCGGTCAGCACCTCGCCTCGGGCGAGCCATTGCTGCAGAAACTGAACCAGGTGGTGCGCGACCTGGGCTTCCAGGACTACACCGCGGATGTCAGCAACAAGTGGAACATGTTCCTGTTCACGCTCACGCTGATGGTGGGCACCGCCGGTCTGCCCCACGTCATCATCCGCTTCTTCACCGTGCCCAACATCCAGGACGCACGCTGGTCCGCGGCGTGGGCGCTGGTGTTCATCGCGCTGTTCTACACCACCGTGCCGGCGCTGGCTGCCATGTCGCGCCTGAACCTGCTGGAGACGTTCTATCCCGAAGGCACGCGCGCAGCGCCGCTGAAGTACGACGATCGACCGGAATGGGTCAAGAACTGGGAACACACCGGCCTGCTCAAGTTCGAGGACAAGAACAAGGACGGATATGTCCAATTCTACAACGGTGCCGCCAAGGATTTCACCGAGAAGGCCGAATGGGCGAAGACCTGGCAGGGCAACGAATTGACGGTGAACAACGACATCCTGGTGCTGGCGCTGCCCGAGGTGGCCAACATGCCGGGCTGGTTGATCGGCCTGATGGCGGCGGGCGGCATTGCCGCGGCGCTGTCCACGGCGTCCGGGCTGCTCATGGCGATTTCTTCGGCGGTCAGTCACGACCTGCTGAAGAACACCTTGATGCCCCACCTGACGGAGAAGCAGGAACTGCTCAACGCCCGCATAGCGATGGTGGGGGCCATCATCATCGCGACCTGGCTGGGGCTTAATCCACCAGGCTTTGCGGCCCAGACGGTGGCGCTGGCCTTTGGCATGGCGGCGGCGACGATATTCCCGGCCCTGGTGCTGGGGATCTTCGTCGACCGCATCAATGCCAAGGGGGCCATCGCAGGAATGATTGCCGGCGGCTTATTCACCGTGGTCTATATCTTCCTGTATCTGGGCTGGTTCTTCATTCCTGGCACCAACTCGTTCCCGAATACGCCCGAGCATTGGGTATTGGGCATCTCGCCGCTGTCGGTGGGGTGCATCGGGGCGATGATCAACATCATCACTTCGCTCGTCGTGTCCAACGCGACCGAGCGGCCCAGTGAAGAGGTGCGGGCCATGGTGCGCCGCGTGCGTTACCCGTGA
- a CDS encoding DUF1289 domain-containing protein — protein MISEDAGVASAWIDFDPDSGPGPVPSPCINVCRISPVTGWCEGCQRRLEEIGGWGSASDDARREVWRRIRARRADQGPKP, from the coding sequence ATGATATCTGAAGACGCAGGCGTGGCAAGCGCCTGGATCGATTTTGATCCAGATTCCGGCCCGGGGCCGGTGCCGTCGCCCTGCATCAACGTGTGCCGCATCAGCCCCGTCACGGGCTGGTGCGAAGGCTGCCAGCGGCGGCTGGAAGAAATCGGCGGCTGGGGCAGCGCCAGCGACGACGCCCGCCGCGAGGTGTGGCGGCGCATCCGGGCGCGCCGCGCCGATCAGGGGCCGAAGCCATGA
- a CDS encoding DUF294 nucleotidyltransferase-like domain-containing protein, with the protein MPNAFNFSASPFDCLTQEQQRLVQASVDVAYFPRDAVILDVGDTPTDLFVLIKGQVTQLDGDEVVAIYGPDDCFDGRGLVAGKASSRFVASEEVVTYELARQAVNDLIAANATFGALLFSDLGAKLSAMSDLQTGNELQSLNLSRVDEAFVRPAHIVDATTDIVSVVKVFQKEHTTNVLVRDAQSQPPRLGMFTTNALQRAILSGRPLDKLPVGDLAAWSLISVRPSDQVGDALATMLRHHIHRVVVADGDHVLGVLEALDVFSFLSNHSLLITMQINGAAHIDELEKAAGQITGMIARQYRSGTRVPLIAQLVRDLNARLFDRAWHLIAPEELVANSCLFVMGSEGRGEQLLKTDQDNGLILRDGYVPPDDLADICQRFSDALARFGYPECPGRIMLSNPAWRKTVTEFSQTARQWLVQPDGDSLMNLAIFMDAHAVSGDARLLDDVRASLTELATDNDGMLARFAAAIDAFGNTTGWWNRLLGDADNRMNLKKEGIFPLVHGVRSLALAHRLPNTGTAERIAALVSAHALSPEMGKELTDALHFFMGLKLKAALSEMDKGQPVSGAVDVPQLSSLDRDLLKDALGVVKRFKVQLRHRFKLGNL; encoded by the coding sequence ATGCCCAACGCCTTCAATTTTTCTGCTTCGCCCTTTGATTGCCTGACCCAGGAGCAGCAGCGCCTGGTGCAGGCCAGCGTGGACGTGGCGTATTTCCCGCGCGACGCCGTCATCCTGGACGTGGGCGACACGCCGACCGACCTGTTCGTGCTGATCAAGGGGCAGGTCACGCAGCTGGACGGCGACGAGGTGGTGGCCATCTACGGCCCCGACGACTGCTTCGACGGCCGCGGCCTGGTGGCGGGCAAGGCGTCCAGCCGGTTCGTCGCCAGCGAGGAAGTGGTCACTTACGAACTGGCCCGCCAGGCGGTGAACGACCTGATCGCCGCCAATGCCACGTTCGGCGCGCTGCTGTTCTCTGACCTGGGCGCCAAGCTGAGCGCCATGAGCGACCTGCAGACCGGCAACGAGCTGCAGTCGCTCAACCTGTCGCGCGTGGACGAGGCCTTCGTGCGGCCCGCGCACATCGTGGACGCGACGACCGACATCGTCTCGGTCGTCAAGGTGTTCCAGAAAGAGCACACCACCAACGTGCTGGTGCGCGACGCGCAAAGCCAGCCGCCGCGCCTGGGCATGTTCACCACCAATGCGCTGCAGCGCGCCATCCTGTCCGGCCGTCCGCTGGACAAGCTGCCGGTGGGCGACCTGGCGGCCTGGTCGCTCATCAGCGTGCGGCCGTCCGACCAGGTGGGCGACGCCCTGGCCACCATGCTGCGGCACCACATCCACCGCGTGGTGGTGGCCGACGGCGACCACGTGCTGGGCGTGCTGGAAGCGCTGGACGTGTTCAGCTTCCTGTCGAACCACTCGCTGCTGATCACCATGCAGATCAACGGCGCCGCGCACATCGACGAACTGGAAAAAGCCGCCGGCCAGATCACCGGCATGATCGCCCGGCAGTACCGGTCGGGCACGCGCGTGCCGCTGATCGCGCAGCTGGTGCGCGATCTGAACGCGCGCCTGTTTGACCGCGCCTGGCACCTCATCGCGCCCGAGGAACTGGTGGCCAACAGCTGCCTGTTCGTCATGGGCAGCGAAGGGCGTGGCGAGCAGCTGCTGAAGACCGACCAGGACAACGGGCTGATCCTGCGCGACGGCTATGTGCCGCCGGACGACCTGGCCGACATCTGCCAGCGCTTTTCGGACGCGCTGGCGCGCTTTGGCTACCCCGAATGCCCCGGCCGCATCATGCTCAGCAACCCGGCGTGGCGCAAGACGGTCACCGAATTCAGCCAGACGGCGCGCCAGTGGCTGGTGCAGCCCGATGGCGACAGCCTGATGAACCTGGCCATCTTCATGGACGCCCACGCCGTGAGCGGCGATGCGCGCCTGCTGGACGACGTGCGCGCCAGCCTGACCGAACTGGCCACCGACAACGACGGCATGCTGGCCCGCTTCGCCGCCGCCATCGACGCCTTCGGCAACACCACCGGCTGGTGGAACCGCCTGCTGGGCGACGCCGACAACCGCATGAACCTGAAGAAGGAAGGCATCTTCCCGCTGGTGCACGGCGTGCGCAGCCTGGCGCTGGCGCACCGCCTGCCCAACACCGGCACGGCCGAACGCATCGCCGCGCTGGTGTCGGCGCACGCGCTCAGCCCCGAGATGGGCAAGGAACTGACCGACGCGCTGCACTTCTTCATGGGCCTCAAGCTCAAGGCGGCCCTGTCCGAAATGGACAAGGGCCAGCCCGTGTCGGGTGCGGTCGATGTGCCGCAACTGTCATCGCTGGACCGCGACCTGCTCAAGGACGCGCTGGGCGTGGTCAAGCGCTTCAAGGTGCAGCTGCGGCACCGGTTCAAGCTGGGCAACCTGTGA
- a CDS encoding cation acetate symporter, with the protein MKALTKIFLTGAALTAGAAYAAGGDVGQAAKQSTNWTAIIMFTAFVVLTLWITKWAAGRTKSAADFYTAGGGITGFQNGLAIAGDYMSAASFLGISAAVMATGYDGLIYSIGFLVGWPILTFLLAERLRNLGKFTFADVAGYRFQQTPIRAFAASGTLVVVAFYLIAQMVGAGQLIKLLFGLDYWVAVVLVGALMMIYVLFGGMTATTWVQIIKAVMLLSGVTFMGFMVMAKYGFSPEALFAEGVKVRTQLAANTGKTPEEAAKLGLSIMGPGGFIKDPISAISFGMALMFGTLGLPHILMRFFTVPDAKEARKSVFWATTWIGYFYILIFIIGFGAITLVLTNPEFADTTKGVIHGGAGTANMAAVLVAKAVGGNVFYGFISAVAFATILAVVAGLTLSGASAVSHDLYATVFKKGKADSASELKVSRITTLCLGVIAVALGILFEKQNIAFMVSLAFAIAASANFPVLLLSVLWKDCTTKGAVIGGFMGLISSVALTIVSPSVWEATFGNPKGSALFPYTSPALFSMTIGFVGIWLFSILDKSKNAEAERAAYPAQRVRSETGFGAAKASSH; encoded by the coding sequence ATGAAAGCCCTTACCAAGATTTTCCTGACCGGTGCCGCGCTGACCGCGGGTGCCGCCTACGCCGCCGGTGGCGATGTGGGCCAGGCCGCCAAGCAGTCCACCAACTGGACGGCCATCATCATGTTCACGGCCTTCGTCGTGCTCACGCTGTGGATCACCAAGTGGGCCGCAGGCCGCACCAAGTCGGCGGCCGACTTCTACACCGCCGGCGGCGGCATCACGGGCTTCCAGAACGGCCTGGCCATTGCGGGCGACTACATGTCGGCGGCCTCATTCCTGGGCATTTCGGCGGCCGTGATGGCCACCGGCTATGACGGCCTGATCTACTCCATCGGCTTCCTGGTCGGCTGGCCCATCCTCACCTTCCTGCTGGCCGAGCGCCTGCGCAACCTGGGCAAGTTCACCTTCGCCGACGTGGCCGGCTACCGCTTCCAGCAGACGCCGATCCGCGCCTTTGCCGCCAGCGGCACGCTGGTGGTGGTGGCGTTCTACCTGATCGCGCAGATGGTCGGCGCCGGCCAGCTCATCAAGCTGCTGTTCGGCCTGGACTACTGGGTCGCCGTGGTGCTGGTGGGCGCACTGATGATGATCTACGTGCTGTTCGGCGGCATGACGGCCACCACCTGGGTGCAGATCATCAAGGCCGTGATGCTGCTGTCGGGCGTGACCTTCATGGGGTTCATGGTCATGGCCAAGTACGGCTTCAGCCCCGAAGCGCTGTTCGCCGAAGGCGTGAAGGTGCGCACGCAGCTCGCCGCCAACACCGGCAAGACGCCGGAAGAAGCCGCCAAGCTGGGCCTGTCCATCATGGGCCCGGGCGGTTTCATCAAGGACCCGATCTCCGCCATCTCCTTCGGCATGGCGCTGATGTTCGGCACGCTGGGCCTGCCGCACATCCTGATGCGCTTCTTCACCGTGCCTGATGCGAAAGAGGCGCGCAAGAGCGTGTTCTGGGCCACCACCTGGATCGGCTACTTCTACATCCTGATCTTCATCATCGGCTTCGGCGCCATCACCCTGGTGCTGACGAACCCCGAGTTCGCCGACACGACCAAAGGCGTGATCCACGGCGGCGCCGGCACGGCCAACATGGCGGCGGTGCTGGTGGCCAAGGCGGTGGGCGGCAACGTGTTCTACGGCTTCATCTCGGCCGTGGCCTTCGCCACCATCCTGGCGGTGGTCGCCGGCCTGACGCTGTCGGGCGCCTCGGCCGTGTCGCACGACCTGTACGCCACGGTGTTCAAGAAGGGCAAGGCTGACAGCGCCAGCGAACTGAAGGTTTCTCGCATCACCACGTTGTGCCTGGGCGTCATCGCCGTGGCCCTGGGCATCCTGTTCGAGAAGCAGAACATCGCGTTCATGGTGTCGCTGGCGTTCGCCATCGCGGCGTCGGCCAACTTCCCGGTGCTGCTGCTGTCGGTGCTGTGGAAGGATTGCACCACCAAGGGCGCGGTCATCGGCGGCTTCATGGGCCTGATCTCGTCGGTGGCGCTGACCATCGTGTCGCCGTCGGTGTGGGAAGCCACGTTCGGCAACCCGAAGGGTTCGGCACTGTTCCCCTACACCTCGCCGGCGCTGTTCTCCATGACCATCGGCTTCGTGGGCATCTGGCTGTTCTCGATCCTCGACAAGAGCAAGAACGCCGAAGCCGAGCGCGCCGCCTACCCGGCACAGCGCGTGCGCTCCGAAACCGGCTTCGGTGCCGCCAAGGCCTCGTCGCACTGA
- a CDS encoding DUF4212 domain-containing protein: MPKEISERDRAYWRANVRLIVFCLIVWATVSYGFGILLRPWLMGIQFGGADLGFWFAQQGAILTFLALVFFYSWRMNRLDKEFGLEE, encoded by the coding sequence ATGCCTAAGGAAATTTCGGAACGAGACCGCGCCTATTGGCGCGCCAACGTGCGATTGATTGTTTTTTGCCTCATCGTCTGGGCGACGGTGTCTTATGGCTTCGGCATATTGCTGCGCCCCTGGTTGATGGGCATCCAGTTTGGTGGCGCCGACCTGGGTTTCTGGTTTGCGCAGCAAGGCGCCATCCTGACGTTCCTGGCTTTGGTGTTCTTCTATTCCTGGAGAATGAACCGGCTTGACAAAGAATTTGGCCTGGAGGAATAA
- a CDS encoding response regulator transcription factor: MTHKLLVADDEPNIVISLEYLMKREGYEVLVATDGDQALETIQREQPALVLLDVMMPGKTGFEVCQAVRADPALAGVRILMLTAKGRDTDISKGLALGANAYMIKPFSTRELVQKVAEMLEGAA, translated from the coding sequence ATGACGCACAAACTGCTGGTGGCCGACGACGAGCCCAACATCGTCATCTCGCTCGAATACCTGATGAAGCGCGAAGGCTACGAGGTGCTGGTGGCCACCGACGGCGACCAGGCGCTGGAGACCATCCAGCGCGAGCAGCCTGCACTGGTGTTGCTGGACGTGATGATGCCGGGCAAGACCGGCTTCGAGGTCTGCCAGGCGGTGCGCGCCGACCCGGCCCTGGCCGGCGTGCGCATCCTGATGCTGACTGCCAAGGGGCGCGACACCGACATCAGCAAGGGCCTGGCGCTGGGCGCCAACGCCTACATGATCAAGCCGTTTTCAACCCGCGAACTGGTGCAGAAAGTGGCCGAGATGCTGGAGGGCGCGGCTTGA
- a CDS encoding 2-hydroxychromene-2-carboxylate isomerase, protein MKRIDFYLDFISPYAYLAFERLPRALDGLGYEVTYRPILFAGLLKHHGQLGPAEIAPKRDWTYRQVLWLAQTLDVPLDLPAAHPFNPLALLRLAWACARQGTPNRWVCETIFRHVWQGGAPADDAGRLAALTAQLAPPRDPASDAVKAELKHATDAALAAGVFGVPTAVVDGRVFWGLDALPMLRAQLEDATRLDAVWAGAASVAQGVRR, encoded by the coding sequence ATGAAGCGCATCGATTTCTACCTGGACTTCATCTCGCCGTACGCCTATCTGGCCTTCGAGCGCCTGCCGCGCGCGCTGGATGGGCTGGGCTACGAGGTGACGTACCGCCCGATCCTGTTTGCCGGGCTGCTCAAGCACCACGGGCAGCTGGGCCCGGCCGAGATCGCGCCCAAGCGCGACTGGACTTACCGCCAGGTGCTGTGGCTGGCGCAGACGCTGGACGTGCCGCTCGACCTGCCCGCCGCGCACCCCTTCAACCCGCTGGCCTTGCTGCGGCTGGCCTGGGCCTGCGCGCGCCAGGGCACGCCCAACCGCTGGGTGTGCGAAACGATCTTTCGCCACGTCTGGCAAGGCGGCGCGCCGGCCGACGACGCCGGGCGGCTGGCGGCGTTGACCGCGCAGCTGGCGCCGCCGCGCGACCCGGCCAGCGACGCGGTGAAGGCCGAGCTGAAGCACGCCACCGACGCGGCGCTGGCCGCCGGCGTGTTTGGCGTGCCCACGGCGGTGGTGGACGGGCGCGTGTTCTGGGGCCTGGACGCCTTGCCCATGCTGCGCGCGCAGCTGGAAGACGCCACGCGCCTGGACGCCGTGTGGGCGGGCGCTGCAAGCGTGGCGCAAGGCGTGCGGCGCTGA
- a CDS encoding sensor histidine kinase codes for MSTALVLAVSLGYLALLFVIAYAGDRRAARGLSLISSPWTYALSLGVYCTAWTYFGSVGRAASGGLWFLPIYLGPTMAMVLGWLVLRKIVRIAKVQRITSIADFIASRYGKSRLLAVSVTLIAIVGVVPYIALQLKGVSAAYGLLTSPGVAESTTQVPWSRDGTFYLALVLAGFTMIFGARHLDTTERHEGMVAAIAFESLVKLVAFLAVGVFVTYGLYDGFTDIFARAQAQPELRALLRLEQGTAFAWPQWFTMTVLAMLAVVMLPRQFQIMVVENVHEDHLRRASWVFPAYLLAINIFVLPIALGGLLYFGGQATHPDNFVLSLPLAAGQQALALFVFVGGLSAATGMVIVESIAISIMVSNELVLPLLLRWRTALGDGLPDLTRILLNIRRITILLLLLLGYAYFHVASEAYALVSIGLISFAAVAQFAPAALIGMYWRAGTRLGALGGLMAGFGIWVYTLMLPSIAKSGWMGDAFVQEGPGGVAWLKPEALFGLTGLDALTHSLFWSLLLNVSVYVALSLAREPSARETSQALMFVNAGRVSGGTTPVFWRGEARVEDLRQLCVRFFGAERAQAMFDEYAARWGATAASVADARFVSFIETKLAGAVGGASARVLVSSVSKEESLTTEDVLSMLEEASQLRAYSRALEDKSRSLEEATARLREANEQLKGLDVLKDEFMSSVTHELRTPLTSIRALAEMMLDDPQMPPEQRQPFIAIVVAEAERLSRLVNQVLDLAKIEAGRAEWHDAPVDMRALVLQAVEVTRELLREHGCAIELTLPAPDARPAPIVCADPDKLQQVMLNLLANAVKFVPPQAGRVQLVLQVGKDELTVSVTDNGPGVSDDDQRAAFDKFRQVGDPRERRQGTGLGLPISRQIVEHYGGRIGVRSRLGQGATFHFSLPLLAQQAGNGEPT; via the coding sequence ATGAGCACGGCGCTGGTCCTGGCGGTGTCGCTGGGCTACCTGGCCCTGCTGTTCGTCATTGCGTACGCCGGCGACCGGCGCGCGGCGCGCGGCCTTTCGCTCATCAGCAGCCCCTGGACCTATGCGCTGTCGCTGGGCGTGTACTGCACGGCGTGGACCTATTTCGGCAGCGTGGGCCGCGCCGCCAGCGGCGGCCTGTGGTTCCTGCCGATCTACCTGGGGCCCACCATGGCCATGGTGCTGGGCTGGCTGGTGCTGCGCAAGATCGTGCGCATTGCCAAGGTACAACGCATCACCTCGATTGCCGACTTCATCGCCAGCCGCTATGGCAAGAGCCGCCTGCTGGCCGTGAGCGTGACGCTGATCGCCATCGTCGGCGTGGTGCCGTACATCGCCTTGCAGCTGAAGGGCGTGTCGGCCGCCTATGGCTTGCTGACCTCGCCCGGCGTGGCCGAGAGCACGACCCAGGTGCCGTGGAGCCGCGATGGCACCTTCTACCTCGCGCTGGTGCTGGCTGGCTTCACCATGATCTTCGGCGCCCGCCATCTGGATACGACGGAACGCCACGAGGGCATGGTGGCGGCCATCGCCTTCGAGTCGCTGGTCAAGCTGGTGGCCTTTCTCGCCGTGGGCGTGTTCGTCACCTACGGGCTGTACGACGGTTTTACCGACATCTTTGCGCGCGCGCAGGCGCAGCCTGAGTTGCGCGCGCTGCTGCGGCTGGAGCAGGGCACGGCCTTTGCCTGGCCGCAATGGTTCACCATGACGGTGCTGGCCATGCTGGCGGTGGTGATGCTGCCGCGCCAGTTCCAGATCATGGTGGTCGAGAACGTGCACGAAGACCACCTGCGCCGCGCCAGCTGGGTGTTTCCGGCCTACCTGCTGGCCATCAACATCTTCGTGCTGCCCATCGCGTTGGGCGGGCTGCTGTACTTTGGCGGCCAGGCCACCCATCCCGACAACTTCGTGCTGTCGCTGCCGCTGGCGGCGGGGCAGCAGGCGCTGGCGCTGTTTGTTTTCGTGGGCGGCCTGTCGGCGGCCACGGGCATGGTGATCGTGGAAAGCATCGCCATCTCCATCATGGTCAGCAACGAACTGGTGCTGCCCCTGCTGCTGCGCTGGCGCACCGCGCTGGGCGATGGGTTGCCCGACCTGACGCGCATCCTGCTGAACATCCGGCGCATCACCATCCTGCTGCTGCTGTTGCTGGGCTACGCGTATTTCCACGTCGCCAGCGAAGCGTACGCGCTGGTCAGCATCGGCCTGATCAGCTTTGCTGCCGTGGCGCAGTTCGCGCCGGCGGCGCTGATCGGCATGTACTGGCGCGCTGGCACGCGACTGGGCGCCCTGGGCGGGCTGATGGCGGGCTTTGGCATCTGGGTCTACACGCTGATGCTGCCTTCCATTGCCAAGTCGGGCTGGATGGGCGACGCCTTCGTGCAGGAAGGGCCGGGCGGCGTGGCGTGGCTCAAGCCCGAGGCGCTGTTCGGTCTCACCGGGCTCGACGCGCTGACGCACTCCCTGTTCTGGAGCCTGCTGCTCAACGTGTCGGTGTACGTGGCGCTGTCGCTGGCGCGCGAGCCGTCGGCGCGCGAAACCAGCCAGGCGCTGATGTTCGTGAATGCGGGCCGAGTCAGTGGTGGCACCACGCCCGTATTCTGGCGCGGCGAGGCGCGCGTGGAAGACCTGCGCCAGCTGTGTGTGCGCTTCTTTGGCGCCGAGCGCGCGCAGGCCATGTTCGACGAGTACGCCGCGCGCTGGGGCGCGACTGCGGCCAGCGTGGCCGACGCCCGCTTCGTGAGCTTCATCGAAACCAAGCTGGCGGGCGCCGTGGGCGGCGCATCGGCACGCGTGCTGGTGTCTTCCGTGTCGAAGGAAGAATCGCTGACCACCGAAGACGTGCTCAGCATGCTGGAAGAAGCCTCGCAACTGCGCGCCTACTCGCGCGCGCTGGAGGACAAGTCACGCTCGCTCGAAGAAGCCACCGCGCGCCTGCGCGAGGCCAACGAGCAGCTCAAGGGCCTGGACGTGCTGAAGGACGAGTTCATGTCGTCCGTGACGCACGAGTTGCGCACGCCGCTCACCTCGATCCGCGCGCTGGCCGAGATGATGCTGGACGATCCACAGATGCCGCCCGAGCAGCGCCAGCCTTTCATCGCCATCGTGGTGGCCGAGGCCGAGCGCCTCTCGCGCCTGGTCAACCAGGTGCTCGATCTGGCCAAGATCGAAGCCGGCCGCGCCGAATGGCACGACGCCCCGGTGGACATGCGGGCGCTGGTGTTGCAGGCCGTGGAGGTCACGCGCGAACTGCTGCGCGAGCACGGTTGCGCCATCGAGCTGACGCTGCCCGCGCCGGACGCGCGGCCGGCGCCCATCGTGTGCGCTGATCCCGACAAGCTGCAGCAGGTCATGCTCAACCTGCTGGCCAACGCGGTCAAGTTCGTGCCCCCGCAGGCAGGAAGGGTGCAGTTGGTGCTGCAGGTGGGCAAGGATGAACTGACGGTGTCGGTGACCGACAACGGCCCCGGCGTGTCGGACGACGACCAGCGCGCCGCCTTCGACAAGTTCCGCCAGGTGGGCGATCCGCGCGAGCGCCGCCAGGGCACGGGCCTGGGCCTGCCCATCAGCCGCCAGATCGTGGAACACTACGGAGGCCGCATCGGTGTGCGCTCGCGCCTGGGGCAGGGCGCCACCTTTCATTTCAGCCTGCCGCTGCTGGCGCAGCAGGCGGGGAACGGGGAGCCGACATGA
- a CDS encoding 3'-5' exonuclease — protein sequence MAGLIDRLRSGWQQRLLKDPEWSFLFEPPPPNEWVSLDCETTGLNTRTDEIISVGAVKIRGQRIMSSERLEFLVRPEKGVSAESIRVHRLRVQDVQGGLPAPEAMRRLLHFIGARPLVGYYLEFDVAMLNRAVKPLIGIGLPQPKIEVSALYHDYKFRQLPPSHQQGNVDIDLRFATIMADLGLPVRDAHDALNDAMMAALAFIKLKQLQA from the coding sequence ATGGCTGGACTGATCGATCGATTGCGCTCAGGCTGGCAGCAGCGGCTTTTGAAGGACCCCGAGTGGAGTTTTCTGTTCGAGCCGCCGCCGCCCAACGAATGGGTGTCGCTGGACTGCGAAACCACCGGCCTGAACACGCGCACCGACGAAATCATTTCCGTCGGCGCAGTGAAGATCCGCGGCCAGCGCATCATGAGCAGCGAGCGGCTCGAATTTCTGGTGCGGCCTGAAAAAGGCGTGTCGGCCGAGAGCATTCGCGTGCACCGGCTGCGCGTGCAGGACGTGCAGGGCGGCCTGCCGGCGCCCGAGGCCATGCGCCGCCTGCTGCATTTCATCGGCGCGCGTCCGCTGGTGGGCTATTACCTGGAATTCGACGTCGCCATGCTGAACCGCGCGGTCAAGCCGCTCATCGGCATTGGGTTGCCGCAGCCCAAGATCGAGGTATCGGCGCTCTACCACGACTACAAGTTCAGGCAACTGCCGCCCTCGCACCAGCAGGGCAACGTCGACATCGACCTGCGCTTTGCCACCATCATGGCCGACCTGGGCCTGCCCGTGCGCGACGCCCACGACGCACTGAATGACGCCATGATGGCCGCGCTGGCCTTCATCAAGCTCAAGCAGCTGCAGGCTTGA
- a CDS encoding DUF485 domain-containing protein: MTDPVVERIQRDPKYQKLTSTRNKFGWTLAILMLVVYYGYIALIAFDKEFLARPMGAGVTTIGIPIGMAVIVFTIIITGIYVRRANSEFDALTREILKDATK; encoded by the coding sequence ATGACCGATCCCGTGGTCGAACGGATTCAGCGTGATCCGAAGTACCAGAAGCTCACCAGCACGCGCAACAAGTTCGGATGGACGCTGGCCATCCTGATGCTGGTCGTTTATTACGGCTACATCGCGCTGATCGCCTTCGACAAGGAATTCCTTGCCAGGCCCATGGGCGCCGGCGTGACCACCATCGGCATTCCGATCGGCATGGCCGTCATCGTCTTCACCATCATCATCACCGGCATCTACGTGCGGCGCGCCAACAGCGAGTTTGATGCACTGACGCGCGAAATCCTCAAGGACGCCACCAAATGA